In Xiphias gladius isolate SHS-SW01 ecotype Sanya breed wild chromosome 5, ASM1685928v1, whole genome shotgun sequence, the following are encoded in one genomic region:
- the LOC120789925 gene encoding regulator of G-protein signaling 20: MCSERVEMRKRQMQVHQEAAASVLQVRHRMGNTPTNASNACCFCWCCCCSCSCLTVRSEDETIQRSTFERRTEGTTNCEEGPKPTLEEARSWSVSFEKVMKSAAGRSCFRQFLRTEFSEENMMFWLACEELKKETNKTVVEEKVRQIYEDFISILSPKEVSLDSRVRDVINRNMLEPTSHTFDDAQQQIYTLMQRDSYPRFINSAAYTDLLKSLEEPPPEP, encoded by the exons ATGTGCTCAGAGCGGGTGGAGATGCGTAAGAGACAGATGCAGGTTCACCAGGAAGCAGCTGCCAGTGTCCTCCAAGTTCGCCACAGAATGGGAAACACCCCCACCAACGCCTCAAAcgcctgctgcttctgctggtgctgctgctgtagctgctccTG TTTGACTGTTAGGAGTGAGGATGAGACAATTCAGAGATCCACTTTTGAACGCAGGACAGAGGGAACAACTAACTGTGAAGAAGG cccGAAGCCTACTCTGGAAGAAGCCCGCTCCTGGTCGGTGTCATTCGAAAAGGTGATGAAGAGTGCGGCAGGTCGCAGCTGCTTCAGGCAGTTCCTGCGGACGGAGTTCAGTGAGGAAAACATGATGTTCTGGCTCGCCTGTGAGGAACTCAAAAAGGAGACCAACAAGACTGTGGTGGAGGAGAAAGTCCGTCAAATATACGAGGACTTCATCTCAATCCTTTCCCCTAAAGAG GTTAGTTTGGATTCTCGCGTTCGAGATGTGATAAACCGCAACATGTTGGAGCCCACCTCGCACACATTTGACGACGCTCAGCAGCAGATCTACACTCTGATGCAGAGAGATTCGTACCCCCGCTTCATAAACTCAGCAGCATACACAGATCTGCTGAAGAGCCTGGAGGAGCCTCCCCCTGAGCCATAG
- the lypla1 gene encoding acyl-protein thioesterase 1, translated as MCGNNMSAPLPAIVPAARKATAAVIFLHGLGDTGHGWAEAFAGIRIPHVKYICPHAPTMPVSLNMRMSMPSWFDIYALSPDADEDESGIKRASENIKALIDQEVRNGIPSHRIILGGFSQGGALSLYTALTTQQKLAGVVALSCWLPLRNSFPLASANCANKDMYVLQCHGEADPLVPFIFGSQTAEKMKNLINPANITFKSYRGLPHSACPEEMVDIKRFIEKHLPPISAE; from the exons ATGTGCGGCAATAACATGTCAGCGCCTCTACCTGCCATTGTGCCTGCTGCCCGGAAAGCCACTGCAGCG gTGATATTTCTGCATGGCCTCGGTGATACTGg GCATGGCTGGGCAGAAGCTTTCGCAGGCATCAGGATACCGCATGTGAAATACATCTGTCCACATGC tccaACCATGCCTGTTTCTTTGAACATGAGAATGTCCATGCCTTCTTG GTTTGATATCTATGCGTTGAGCCCAGACGCAGATGAagatgagagtggtattaaAAGAGCATCAGAGAACA TTAAAGCTTTGATAGACCAAGAAGTGAGGAATGGAATACCTTCACACAGAATTATCCTGGGTGGATTTTCACAA ggtgGAGCATTGTCTCTCTACACAGCTCTGACAACTCAGCAGAAACTTGCTGGAGTGGTTGCTCTGAGCTGCTGGCTTCCTCTCCGCAACTCCTTCCCTCTG GCATCTGCCAACTGTGCTAACAAGGACATGTATGTCTTGCAATGCCACGGGGAAGCTGACCCCCTGGTCCCCTTTATTTTTGGCAGCCAGACAGCAGAGAAGATGAAAAATCTCATCAATCCTGCCAACATCACCTTCAAATCGTATCGGGGTCTACCTCATAGCGCATGTCCAGAG gaaATGGTGGATATCAAACGGTTCATAGAGAAGCACCTTCCTCCCATCAGTGCTGAATGA
- the mrpl15 gene encoding 39S ribosomal protein L15, mitochondrial encodes MSFPKKPGGKALDVLQNLPRITLANLRPEPGAKKTDKRRGRGQHGGNRSGRGHKGERQRGNRPRLGFEGGQTPFYLAIPKYGFNEGHSRRPQYQPLSLKRLQYLIDLGRVDTTQPIDLTQLVNARGVTIQPLKRDYGVQLVDEGADIFAAKINIEVQRASEGAIAAIERNGGVITTSFYDPISLGILIKPVPFFLRGQPIPKRMLPGQDMVPYYTDAENRGYLSDPEKIQQARLALAQKYGYILPDISKDELYHMLSMRKDVRQIFFGLAPGWVVNMPEKKILKPTDEKLLKYYSS; translated from the exons ATGTCTTTCCCTAAAAAACCTGGTGGTAAAGCGTTAGATGTTTTGCAGAACCTACCGCGGATAACTTTAGCGAACTTGCGGCCCGAGCCAGGAGCCAAAAAAACA GACAAACGGCGGGGCAGAGGACAGCATGGTGGTAATAGAAGCGGCCGAGGACATAAAGGAGAGCGACAGAGAGGCAACCGGCCTCGGCTGGGGTTTGAGGGGGGTCAGACCCCGTTTTATCTGGCTATTCCAAAATACGGCTTCAATGAAGGGCACAG TCGCCGTCCTCAGTACCAGCCTCTGTCTCTGAAACGACTGCAGTACCTGATCGATCTGGGACGAGTCGACACAACCCAGCCCATAGACCTGACCCAGCTGGTGAACGCCAGAGGAGTGACAATCCAGCCTCTGAAGAGGGACTATGGAGTCCAGCTTGTTGATGAG GGTGCTGATATTTTTGCTGCAAAAATCAACATTGAGGTTCAgagagcttctgaaggagcaaTAGCTGCTATTGAGAGGAACGGAGGCGTCATCACGACCAGTTTCTATGATCCTATAAGTCTCG gGATTCTCATCAAGCCGGTCCCGTTTTTCTTGCGTGGGCAGCCTATTCCAAAGCGAATGTTACCAGGACAGGATATGGTCCCGTACTACACAGATGCTGAGAACCGTGGTTACTTGTCAGATCCGGAGAAAATCCAGCAGGCCCGGCTAGCCCTGGCACAGAAGTATGGATATATTTTGCCAGACATTTCAAAGGATGAACTGTATCACATGCTGTCCATGAGGAAGGATGTTCGACAGATCTTCTTTGGCCTCGCTCCAGGCTGGGTCGTTAACATGCCGGAGAAGAAGATACTGAAACCCACCGATGAGAAACTGCTCAAATATTACAGTTCATAG
- the sox32 gene encoding SRY-box transcription factor 32 has translation MRFSHDPAAFQLCASSSMFEGEDLEQVTDMRCPSSGPSSPLSVNSDSSCNSPEAKSGSTQKRVRRPLNAFIIWTKEERRRLAQLNPDLENTDLSKILGKTWKAMSLAEKRPYMQEAERLRVQHTIDYPNYKYRPRRRKQLKKSSKPQTTDASLPLLCGSGLTAPYNLTYLLQNQQQTFLNTPAFPANFTPLHSSYQNSPVFPDTAAAAAAEGFSNPPAYPAEHQLYFGSQHGHMQYGFSAGPHVEQGESRFSLSPAGPSLEFYLEQVQLDMLYDLDRSEFEQYLGPPQHRPKSVDPSSYHQQISHKEGRSLS, from the exons ATGCGTTTCAGCCACGACCCAGCAGCTTTCCAGCTTTGCGCAAGCAGCTCCATGTTCGAGGGCGAAGACCTGGAGCAGGTCACCGACATGCGCTGCCCGAGCTCGGGCCCGTCCAGCCCGCTGTCCGTGAACTCGGACTCCAGCTGCAACAGCCCTGAAGCCAAGTCTGGCTCGACGCAGAAGAGGGTCAGGAGGCCCTTGAACGCCTTCATCATCTGGACCAAAGAGGAGCGCAGGAGGCTGGCGCAGCTCAACCCAGACCTGGAGAACACGGACCTGAGCAAAATACTTG GAAAGACCTGGAAGGCCATGTCCTTGGCTGAGAAGCGTCCCTACATGCAGGAGGCTGAGCGTCTGAGGGTCCAGCACACCATCGATTATCCCAACTACAAGTACAGACCCCGCAGGAGGAAGCAGCTGAAGAAGAGCTCCAAACCACAGACCACAGATGCTTCTCTCCCCTTACTTTGCGGCTCCGGCCTCACAGCGCCCTACAACCTCACCTACCTGCTCCAGAACCAGCAGCAGACCTTCCTGAACACGCCGGCCTTCCCAGCTAACTTCACCCCTCTGCACAGCAGCTACCAAAACTCTCCAGTTTTTCCAGacacagcagcggcagcagcagcagaaggctTCTCAAATCCGCCTGCATACCCTGCAGAGCACCAGCTGTATTTTGGCAGTCAGCACGGGCACATGCAGTACGGTTTCTCCGCAGGGCCTCATGTGGAGCAGGGGGAGTCCAGATTTTCACTGAGTCCTGCTGGGCCCTCCCTGGAGTTTTACTTGGAACAGGTTCAGCTGGACATGCTGTACGATCTGGACCGCAGCGAGTTCGAACAGTACCTGGGTCCTCCTCAACACAGGCCTAAGTCAGTGGATCCCAGCAGCTACCATCAGCAGATCAGCCACAAAGAGGGACGCTCACTGTCATAA